A stretch of Dama dama isolate Ldn47 chromosome 22, ASM3311817v1, whole genome shotgun sequence DNA encodes these proteins:
- the LOC133043162 gene encoding olfactory receptor 6C76, translating into MRNRTSVTEFILLGLTDDPKIQAVIFFFLFLTYVLSVAGNLTIIILTLLDSHLKTPMYFFLRNFSFLEISFTSVCNPRFLMSILTGDKSISYNACAAQLFFFILLGSTEFFLLASMSYDRYVAICKPLHYTTIMNNKICYQLVGGSWLAGFLVIFPPLTIGLRLDFCDSNVIDHFTCDSAPLLQISCTDTSTLELMSFVLAVLTLMSTLMLVILSYSYILRTILRIPCAQQRKKAFSTCSSHMTVVSISYGSCIFMYVKTSAKEGVALTKGVAMLNTSVAPMLNPFIYTLRNRQVKQAVKDVVRKMLFSKH; encoded by the coding sequence ATGAGAAACAGAACATCAGTGACAGAGTTCATCCTTCTAGGTCTGACTGATGATCCCAAAATACaagctgtgatttttttctttttgtttctcacaTATGTGCTGAGTGTTGCTGGAAATCTGACTATCATCATTCTTACACTGCTGGATTCCCATCTGAAGACTCCCATGTATTTTTTCCTCAGGAATTTCTCCTTCTTAGAAATCTCATTTACTTCTGTCTGTAATCCTAGATTTTTGATGAGCATTCTAACTGGAGACAAATCTATTTCCTATAATGCTTGTGCAGCTCAGCTCTTTTTCTTTATCCTTCTTGGTTCAACAGAGTTCTTTCTCCTGGCATCTATGTCCTATGATCGTTACGTGGCTATCTGCAAACCTCTGCATTATACGACCATCATGAATAACAAGATCTGCTACCAGCTTGTAGGTGGCTCTTGGCTGGCTGGATTCTTGGTGATCTTTCCTCCACTGACCATAGGGCTGCGGCTGGATTTCTGTGACTCTAATGTCATTGACCACTTCACCTGTGATTCTGCCCCTTTACTGCAAATCTCCTGCACAGACACCAGCACGCTAGAGCTCATGAGCTTTGTTTTAGCTGTGCTGACTCTCATGTCCACCTTGATGTTAGTAATCCTCTCTTACTCCTACATCCTCAGAACAATTTTGAGAATCCCTTGTGCTCAACAAAGAAAAAAGGCCTTTTCAACCTGCTCCTCCCATATGACTGTTGTCTCAATCTCTTATGGAAGCTGCATCTTCATGTATGTGAAAACCTCAGCGAAGGAAGGGGTTGCTTTGACAAAGGGAGTAGCTATGCTCAACACCTCTGTGGCTCCTATGCTCAATCCGTTTATTTACACCTTACGGAACCGGCAGGTGAAACAAGCGGTTAAGGATGTAGTGAGAAAGATGCTGTTCTCAAAACACTGA